The following coding sequences are from one Ctenopharyngodon idella isolate HZGC_01 chromosome 17, HZGC01, whole genome shotgun sequence window:
- the eprs1 gene encoding bifunctional glutamate/proline--tRNA ligase isoform X1, with product MALNLTINSSNPPLGALLTAEHVKGSVNLSVEEGKDTMLHVSDQVQFSDVNSITRYLARVAPALGLYGSNMMEQTEVDHWLEFSARRLCGQSDLSSALTDLDKALALRTFLVGHSVTLADLCIWAALKGNGESQAKPSSYPHLCRWFSFLSSQVPFSSVGSKWASKIAPSKATPVEKEKKQDLGKFVELPGAEMGKVIVRFPPEASGYLHIGHAKAALLNQHYQVNFRGKLIMRFDDTNPEKEKEDFEKVILEDVAMLQIKPDQFTYTSDHFPAILRMGEKLLQEGKAYIDDTPPDVMKQEREQRVESHNRNNSVEKNMQMWEEMKKGTEFGQTCCMRAKIDMSSNNGCMRDPTLYRCKNAAHPRTGNTYKVYPTYDFACPIVDSVEGVTHALRTTEYHDRDEQYYWVINAIGLRKPYIWEYARLNLNNTVLSKRKLTWFVDQGYVDGWDDPRFPTVRGVLRRGMTVEGLKQFIAAQGGSRSVVNMEWDKIWAFNKKLPVSCKKVIDPIAPRYTALLSSQVVPVFISEAKEEMKEVAKHPKNADVGMKQVWYGPKVFIEGADAETFTEGETVTFINWGNIIITKIHRDSSGAISSLDGRLNLENTDYKKTTKITWLAESSRAPLLPAVCINYQHLITKPVLGKDDDFKDYINKNSKIEEKMIGDPCLKDLKKGDIIQLQRRGFYICDQPYEPISPHSCKESPCVLLYIPDGHTKEMPTAGSKEKSKSQTAAKPVKAESAPPSKAKLAPVSSPAPSASGDVSSLYSSIVAQGDLVRQLKTDKAPKEQVDATVKQLLALKSEFKQLTGQEYKPGMAPPTSAPAQKSSAPTPAVGSSSPASTGCPFTRVAEQGEVVRKLKAEKAPKEQVDAAVKQLLALKAEFKQLTGQDYKPGMAPPTASPPQSAPSCDFSPAAIYGLVSEQGEMVRKLKAEKAPKDQVDAAVKQLLALKAEYKQVTGQEYKPGVPPAGSSPSTPAPAQPAATTVSASVSSDSSPKSIYDRVTQQGDLVRKLKTDKAPKDQVDAAVKQLLSLKAEYKQQTGQEYKPGMSPSSGPAPAQSSPAPPQSSSSPQAQALFSDIAQQGEQVRRLKAEKAPKDQVDKAVKTLLELKGQYKALTGEEYKPVTTPGGTGNTGGEDKSRKERENKSEKQGGGRKQQKGGEKPQQGQDSGAAGAGDGQGPKKQTRLGLEAKKEENLADWYSQVITKAEMIEYYDVSGCYVLRPWSYAIWDAIKEFFDREIKKLGVENCYFPMFVSQAALEKEKTHIADFAPEVAWVTRSGKTELAEPIAVRPTSETVMYPAYAKWVQSHRDLPIKLNQWCNVVRWEFKHPQPFLRTREFLWQEGHTAFATKEEAEVEVLQILDLYARVYEELMAIPVVKGRKTEKEKFAGGDYTTTVEAYISASGRAIQGATSHHLGQNFSRMFEIIFEDPKKPGEKQLAYQNSWGITTRTIGVLTMVHGDNMGLVLPPRVACLQVVIIPCGITATLPEAEKDLLLAQCSKYLSRLQEADIRVKADLRDNYSPGWKFNHWELKGVPIRLEVGPKDLKQGQFVAVRRDTGQKVIVPEADAEKRISTLLEEIQNNLFKRASDDLNKHMVVADTMEQFQKDLDQGRIVQIPFCGGIECEDWIKKTTAKDQDLEPGAPSMGAKSLCIPFKPLKTLQAGQMCVSGKEPAEFYTLFGRSY from the exons GGGCACTGTTGACTGCTGAACATGTGAAGGGCAGCGTCAATCTCTCTGTGGAGGAGGGCAAAGACACCATGCTCCATGTCTCTGA TCAGGTGCAGTTCAGTGATGTGAACTCCATCACGCGTTATCTTGCCCGAGTGGCTCCGGCGTTGGGACTGTATGGTTCCAACATGATGGAGCAAACTGAG GTTGATCACTGGCTGGAGTTCAGTGCCCGTCGTCTCTGTGGTCAGTCAGATCTGTCTTCTGCTTTGACAGATCTGGATAAAGCTCTGGCACTGAGAACCTTCCTGGTGGGTCACAGTGTGACACTAGCTGACCTCTGCATCTGGGCTGCTCTCAAAG GAAATGGCGAGTCACAGGCCAAGCCAAGCTCCTACCCGCATCTGTGCCGCTGGTTTTCGTTCCTGAGCTCTCAGGTGCCGTTCAGTTCTGTGGGCAGTAAATGGGCCAGCAAGATCGCCCCCAGTAAAGCCACT CCTGTGGAGAAGGAAAAAAAGCAGGATCTAGGAAAGTTTGTGGAGCTCCCTGGTGCTGAGATGGGCAAAGTAATTGTGCGGTTTCCCCCTGAGGCTAGTGG ATACCTGCACATTGGTCATGCCAAGGCAGCTCTCCTGAACCAGCACTACCAGGTCAATTTCAGGGGCAAGCTCATCATGCGTTTTGATGACACCAACCCTGAGAAGGAGAAAGAGGACTTCGAGAAG GTCATCTTGGAGGACGTGGCCATGCTACAGATCAAACCAGACCAGTTCACCTACACAAGCGATCACTTTCCCGCTATCCTGCGCATGGGGGAGAAACTTCTACAGGAGGGcaaggcctacatagacgacaCTCCTCCAGATGTCATGAAACAAGAAAGGGAGCAAAGGGTCGAGTCTCACAACCGTAACAACT CTGTGGAGAAGAACATGCAGATGTGGGAGGAGATGAAGAAAGGCACAGAGTTTGGCCAGACCTGTTGCATGAGAGCGAAGATTGACATGAGCTCCAACAATGGCTGCATGCGTGACCCCACACTGTACCGCTGCAAGAACGCTGCTCATCCTCGCACCGGCAACACTTACAA AGTGTACCCCACATACGATTTTGCATGCCCCATTGTGGACAGTGTTGAGGGGGTGACTCATGCCTTGCGTACCACTGAGTACCATGACAGAGACGAGCAGTACTACTGGGTAATAAATGCTATTGGTCTGCGTAAACCGTACATCTGGGAGTACGCCCGACTCAATCTTAACAACACTGTGCTCTCCAAGAGGAAGCTCACCTGGTTTGTCGACCAGGGCTATGTGGATGGCTG GGATGACCCGCGTTTTCCCACAGTCAGAGGTGTGCTACGTAGAGGAATGACTGTGGAGGGACTCAAACAATTCATTGCAGCTCAG GGAGGCTCGAGATCTGTAGTCAATATGGAGTGGGACAAGATCTGGGCTTTCAACAAGAAG CTGCCAGTTAGCTGTAAAAAG GTCATTGACCCAATAGCCCCAAGATACACTGCCCTACTAAGCTCGCAGGTTGTGCCAGTCTTCATTTCTGAAGCCAAGGAGGAGATGAAAGAGGTTGCCAAGCATCCTAAG AATGCAGATGTGGGAATGAAGCAGGTGTGGTATGGGCCAAAGGTCTTTATCGAGGGTGCTGATGCAGAAACATTCACAGAGGGCGAGACCGTGACCTTCATCAACTGGGGAAACATCATCATCACAAAAATCCACAg GGACAGCAGTGGAGCGATCTCATCTCTAGATGGTCGTCTGAACCTGGAGAACACTGATTATAAAAAGACCACCAAGATCACCTGGCTCGCTGAATCCAGCCGTGCCCCCCTCCTGCCCGCTGTGTGCATCAACTACCAGCACCTCATAACCAAACCAGTCTTGGGCAAGGATGATGATTTCAAGGATTACATCAACAAGAACAGCAAG ATAGAGGAGAAGATGATTGGAGACCCTTGCTTGAAGGACTTGAAGAAAGGTGACATCATACAGCTGCAGAGACGGGGTTTCTATATCTGTGATCAGCCTTATGAGCCAATCAG TCCCCACAGCTGCAAGGAGAGTCCCTGTGTCCTGCTCTATATCCCAGACGGACACACGAAAGAGATGCCCACTGCTGGCTCCAAGGAGAAGAGCAAGAGCCAGACAGCTGCTAAACCT GTGAAGGCTGAGTCTGCTCCTCCGAGCAAAGCCAAGCTGGCTCCTGTCTCCAGCCCTGCGCCATCAGCATCAGGAGACGTTTCCTCCCTATACTCCAGCATTGTGGCTCAGGGAGACCTGGTCAGGCAACTCAAGACAGACAAGGCGCCTAAAGAGCAAGTGGATGccactgtaaagcagctcttgGCTTTGAAGTCAGAGTTTAAACAACTGACTGGACAGGAGTACAAACCTGGCATGGCTCCACCTACTTCCGCCCCAGCACAGAAGAGCTCTGCCCCCACTCCTGCAGTAGGAAGTTCAAGCCCTGCCTCCACCGGTTGTCCGTTCACTCGTGTTGCTGAACAAGGCGAAGTGGTCAGAAAACTGAAGGCTGAAAAAGCACCCAAG GAGCAAGTAGATGCTGCAGTAAAACAGCTCTTGGCTCTCAAAGCTGAGTTCAAACAGCTCACTGGTCAGGACTACAAACCAGGCATGGCTCCTCCCACAGCATCTCCCCCACAGTCCGCCCCTTCATGTGACTTCTCCCCTGCTGCCATATATGGGCTTGTGTCTGAACAGGGGGAGATGGTCAGAAAGCTGAAAGCAGAGAAAGCACCAAAA GACCAGGTTGATGCAGCAGTGAAGCAGCTTTTGGCTCTGAAGGCAGAATATAAGCAGGTGACGGGACAGGAATACAAACCTGGAGTTCCCCCTGCTGGTAGCTCTCCATCAACTCCAGCTCCAGCTCAGCCTGCCGCCACCACGGTTTCAGCGTCTGTCTCCTCTGACAGCTCTCCTAAGTCCATTTACGATCGAGTCACTCAACAAGGAGACCTTGTGAGGAAATTGAAAACAGACAAGGCACCCAAG GATCAGGTAGATGCTGCCGTGAAGCAGTTGCTGAGTCTTAAAGCTGAGTACAAGCAGCAAACTGGTCAGGAATACAAACCAGGCATGTCTCCTTCCTCTGGCCCCGCCCCTGCACAGTCTAGTCCCGCCCCACCTCAATCCAGCTCCTCCCCTCAGGCTCAAGCACTGTTTTCAGACATAGCCCAGCAGGGTGAGCAAGTGAGACGGCTCAAAGCAGAGAAAGCTCCTAAG gatCAAGTTGATAAAGCAGTGAAGACTCTGCTTGAGCTGAAGGGTCAGTATAAAGCCCTCACTGGGGAGGAGTACAAGCCTGTGACTACCCCAGGAGGCACAGGGAACACGGGGGGAGAAGACAAGAGCCGCAAGGAGAGGGAGAACAAATCTGAAAAGCAGGGAGGAGGACGTAAGCAGCAAAAGGGAGGAGAGAAACCTCAACAAGGTCAAGACTCTGGAGCAGCTGGAGCAGGAGATGGCCAAGGGCCAAAGAAACAGACACG GCTGGGACTGGAGGCAAAGAAAGAGGAAAACTTGGCTGATTGGTACTCACAG GTCATCACTAAAGCAGAGATGATCGAGTACTACGATGTCAGTGGTTGTTATGTGTTGAGGCCCTGGTCGTATGCTATCTGGGATGCCATCAAAGAATTCTTTGACCGGGAGATAAAGAAGCTGGGTGTTGAGAACTGCTACTTCCCCATGTTTGTCTCTCAGGCTGCCCTTGAGAAGGAGAAAACCCACATTGCAGATTTTGCACCAGAG GTTGCTTGGGTGACAAGATCAGGAAAGACAGAGCTGGCGGAGCCCATCGCTGTGCGTCCCACTAGtgagacag TGATGTATCCTGCCTATGCCAAGTGGGTCCAGTCACACAGAGACCTGCCAATCAAACTCAACCAGTGGTGCAATGTCGTG CGTTGGGAGTTTAAACACCCCCAGCCCTTCCTGAGGACCAGAGAGTTTCTGTGGCAGGAGGGACACACAGCATTTGCCACCAAAGAGGAAGCTGAAGTAGAG GTGTTGCAGATTCTGGACTTATATGCTCGGGTGTACGAGGAGCTGATGGCCATCCCTGTGGTCAAGGGCAGGAAAACAGAGAAGGAGAAGTTTGCAGGAGGAGACTACACAACCACTGTGGAGGCTTACATCTCAGCAAGTGGCAGAGCAATTCAG GGTGCCACATCCCATCACCTGGGCCAGAACTTCTCCAGGATGTTTGAGATCATTTTTGAGGACCCTAAGAAACCAGGCGAGAAGCAGCTGGCCTACCAGAACTCGTGGGGAATCACCACTCGGACCATCGGAGTCCTGACGATGGTTCATGGAGACAACATGGGTCTGGTGCTGCCACCCAGGGTAGCATGTCTACAG GTTGTCATCATTCCTTGTGGCATCACAGCCACTCTACCAGAAGCAGAGAAAGACCTTCTGTTGGCCCAGTGCTCCAAGTATCTTTCCAGACTACAGGAGGCCGATATCAGAGTCAAGGCCGACCTGCGTGATAACTACTCACCTGGCTGGAAGTTCAATCATTGGGAGCTGAAG GGTGTGCCCATAAGGTTGGAGGTTGGGCCAAAGGACTTAAAACAGGGCCAGTTTGTAGCAGTAAGAAGAGACACGGGACAGAAGGTTATCGTGCCAGAGGCTGATGCCGAGAAGAGAATCTCAACCCTTCTGGAAGAGATCCAGAACAATCTCTTTAAACG GGCCTCTGATGATTTGAACAAACACATGGTTGTGGCCGATACGATGGAACAATTCCAGAAAGATCTGGACCAGGGAAGG ATTGTGCAGATTCCCTTCTGTGGAGGCATTGAGTGTGAGGACTGGATTAAGAAGACAACAGCCAA GGATCAAGACCTGGAGCCTGGTGCACCTTCAATGGGAGCCAAGAGTCTGTGTATCCCCTTCAAGCCCTTGAAGACCCTGCAGGCCGGTCAGATGTGCGTCAGCGGCAAAGAGCCTGCGGAGTTCTACACGTTGTTCGGTCGCAGTTACTGA
- the eprs1 gene encoding bifunctional glutamate/proline--tRNA ligase isoform X2 has protein sequence MALNLTINSSNPPLGALLTAEHVKGSVNLSVEEGKDTMLHVSDQVQFSDVNSITRYLARVAPALGLYGSNMMEQTEVDHWLEFSARRLCGQSDLSSALTDLDKALALRTFLVGHSVTLADLCIWAALKGNGESQAKPSSYPHLCRWFSFLSSQVPFSSVGSKWASKIAPSKATPVEKEKKQDLGKFVELPGAEMGKVIVRFPPEASGYLHIGHAKAALLNQHYQVNFRGKLIMRFDDTNPEKEKEDFEKVILEDVAMLQIKPDQFTYTSDHFPAILRMGEKLLQEGKAYIDDTPPDVMKQEREQRVESHNRNNSVEKNMQMWEEMKKGTEFGQTCCMRAKIDMSSNNGCMRDPTLYRCKNAAHPRTGNTYKVYPTYDFACPIVDSVEGVTHALRTTEYHDRDEQYYWVINAIGLRKPYIWEYARLNLNNTVLSKRKLTWFVDQGYVDGWDDPRFPTVRGVLRRGMTVEGLKQFIAAQGGSRSVVNMEWDKIWAFNKKVIDPIAPRYTALLSSQVVPVFISEAKEEMKEVAKHPKNADVGMKQVWYGPKVFIEGADAETFTEGETVTFINWGNIIITKIHRDSSGAISSLDGRLNLENTDYKKTTKITWLAESSRAPLLPAVCINYQHLITKPVLGKDDDFKDYINKNSKIEEKMIGDPCLKDLKKGDIIQLQRRGFYICDQPYEPISPHSCKESPCVLLYIPDGHTKEMPTAGSKEKSKSQTAAKPVKAESAPPSKAKLAPVSSPAPSASGDVSSLYSSIVAQGDLVRQLKTDKAPKEQVDATVKQLLALKSEFKQLTGQEYKPGMAPPTSAPAQKSSAPTPAVGSSSPASTGCPFTRVAEQGEVVRKLKAEKAPKEQVDAAVKQLLALKAEFKQLTGQDYKPGMAPPTASPPQSAPSCDFSPAAIYGLVSEQGEMVRKLKAEKAPKDQVDAAVKQLLALKAEYKQVTGQEYKPGVPPAGSSPSTPAPAQPAATTVSASVSSDSSPKSIYDRVTQQGDLVRKLKTDKAPKDQVDAAVKQLLSLKAEYKQQTGQEYKPGMSPSSGPAPAQSSPAPPQSSSSPQAQALFSDIAQQGEQVRRLKAEKAPKDQVDKAVKTLLELKGQYKALTGEEYKPVTTPGGTGNTGGEDKSRKERENKSEKQGGGRKQQKGGEKPQQGQDSGAAGAGDGQGPKKQTRLGLEAKKEENLADWYSQVITKAEMIEYYDVSGCYVLRPWSYAIWDAIKEFFDREIKKLGVENCYFPMFVSQAALEKEKTHIADFAPEVAWVTRSGKTELAEPIAVRPTSETVMYPAYAKWVQSHRDLPIKLNQWCNVVRWEFKHPQPFLRTREFLWQEGHTAFATKEEAEVEVLQILDLYARVYEELMAIPVVKGRKTEKEKFAGGDYTTTVEAYISASGRAIQGATSHHLGQNFSRMFEIIFEDPKKPGEKQLAYQNSWGITTRTIGVLTMVHGDNMGLVLPPRVACLQVVIIPCGITATLPEAEKDLLLAQCSKYLSRLQEADIRVKADLRDNYSPGWKFNHWELKGVPIRLEVGPKDLKQGQFVAVRRDTGQKVIVPEADAEKRISTLLEEIQNNLFKRASDDLNKHMVVADTMEQFQKDLDQGRIVQIPFCGGIECEDWIKKTTAKDQDLEPGAPSMGAKSLCIPFKPLKTLQAGQMCVSGKEPAEFYTLFGRSY, from the exons GGGCACTGTTGACTGCTGAACATGTGAAGGGCAGCGTCAATCTCTCTGTGGAGGAGGGCAAAGACACCATGCTCCATGTCTCTGA TCAGGTGCAGTTCAGTGATGTGAACTCCATCACGCGTTATCTTGCCCGAGTGGCTCCGGCGTTGGGACTGTATGGTTCCAACATGATGGAGCAAACTGAG GTTGATCACTGGCTGGAGTTCAGTGCCCGTCGTCTCTGTGGTCAGTCAGATCTGTCTTCTGCTTTGACAGATCTGGATAAAGCTCTGGCACTGAGAACCTTCCTGGTGGGTCACAGTGTGACACTAGCTGACCTCTGCATCTGGGCTGCTCTCAAAG GAAATGGCGAGTCACAGGCCAAGCCAAGCTCCTACCCGCATCTGTGCCGCTGGTTTTCGTTCCTGAGCTCTCAGGTGCCGTTCAGTTCTGTGGGCAGTAAATGGGCCAGCAAGATCGCCCCCAGTAAAGCCACT CCTGTGGAGAAGGAAAAAAAGCAGGATCTAGGAAAGTTTGTGGAGCTCCCTGGTGCTGAGATGGGCAAAGTAATTGTGCGGTTTCCCCCTGAGGCTAGTGG ATACCTGCACATTGGTCATGCCAAGGCAGCTCTCCTGAACCAGCACTACCAGGTCAATTTCAGGGGCAAGCTCATCATGCGTTTTGATGACACCAACCCTGAGAAGGAGAAAGAGGACTTCGAGAAG GTCATCTTGGAGGACGTGGCCATGCTACAGATCAAACCAGACCAGTTCACCTACACAAGCGATCACTTTCCCGCTATCCTGCGCATGGGGGAGAAACTTCTACAGGAGGGcaaggcctacatagacgacaCTCCTCCAGATGTCATGAAACAAGAAAGGGAGCAAAGGGTCGAGTCTCACAACCGTAACAACT CTGTGGAGAAGAACATGCAGATGTGGGAGGAGATGAAGAAAGGCACAGAGTTTGGCCAGACCTGTTGCATGAGAGCGAAGATTGACATGAGCTCCAACAATGGCTGCATGCGTGACCCCACACTGTACCGCTGCAAGAACGCTGCTCATCCTCGCACCGGCAACACTTACAA AGTGTACCCCACATACGATTTTGCATGCCCCATTGTGGACAGTGTTGAGGGGGTGACTCATGCCTTGCGTACCACTGAGTACCATGACAGAGACGAGCAGTACTACTGGGTAATAAATGCTATTGGTCTGCGTAAACCGTACATCTGGGAGTACGCCCGACTCAATCTTAACAACACTGTGCTCTCCAAGAGGAAGCTCACCTGGTTTGTCGACCAGGGCTATGTGGATGGCTG GGATGACCCGCGTTTTCCCACAGTCAGAGGTGTGCTACGTAGAGGAATGACTGTGGAGGGACTCAAACAATTCATTGCAGCTCAG GGAGGCTCGAGATCTGTAGTCAATATGGAGTGGGACAAGATCTGGGCTTTCAACAAGAAG GTCATTGACCCAATAGCCCCAAGATACACTGCCCTACTAAGCTCGCAGGTTGTGCCAGTCTTCATTTCTGAAGCCAAGGAGGAGATGAAAGAGGTTGCCAAGCATCCTAAG AATGCAGATGTGGGAATGAAGCAGGTGTGGTATGGGCCAAAGGTCTTTATCGAGGGTGCTGATGCAGAAACATTCACAGAGGGCGAGACCGTGACCTTCATCAACTGGGGAAACATCATCATCACAAAAATCCACAg GGACAGCAGTGGAGCGATCTCATCTCTAGATGGTCGTCTGAACCTGGAGAACACTGATTATAAAAAGACCACCAAGATCACCTGGCTCGCTGAATCCAGCCGTGCCCCCCTCCTGCCCGCTGTGTGCATCAACTACCAGCACCTCATAACCAAACCAGTCTTGGGCAAGGATGATGATTTCAAGGATTACATCAACAAGAACAGCAAG ATAGAGGAGAAGATGATTGGAGACCCTTGCTTGAAGGACTTGAAGAAAGGTGACATCATACAGCTGCAGAGACGGGGTTTCTATATCTGTGATCAGCCTTATGAGCCAATCAG TCCCCACAGCTGCAAGGAGAGTCCCTGTGTCCTGCTCTATATCCCAGACGGACACACGAAAGAGATGCCCACTGCTGGCTCCAAGGAGAAGAGCAAGAGCCAGACAGCTGCTAAACCT GTGAAGGCTGAGTCTGCTCCTCCGAGCAAAGCCAAGCTGGCTCCTGTCTCCAGCCCTGCGCCATCAGCATCAGGAGACGTTTCCTCCCTATACTCCAGCATTGTGGCTCAGGGAGACCTGGTCAGGCAACTCAAGACAGACAAGGCGCCTAAAGAGCAAGTGGATGccactgtaaagcagctcttgGCTTTGAAGTCAGAGTTTAAACAACTGACTGGACAGGAGTACAAACCTGGCATGGCTCCACCTACTTCCGCCCCAGCACAGAAGAGCTCTGCCCCCACTCCTGCAGTAGGAAGTTCAAGCCCTGCCTCCACCGGTTGTCCGTTCACTCGTGTTGCTGAACAAGGCGAAGTGGTCAGAAAACTGAAGGCTGAAAAAGCACCCAAG GAGCAAGTAGATGCTGCAGTAAAACAGCTCTTGGCTCTCAAAGCTGAGTTCAAACAGCTCACTGGTCAGGACTACAAACCAGGCATGGCTCCTCCCACAGCATCTCCCCCACAGTCCGCCCCTTCATGTGACTTCTCCCCTGCTGCCATATATGGGCTTGTGTCTGAACAGGGGGAGATGGTCAGAAAGCTGAAAGCAGAGAAAGCACCAAAA GACCAGGTTGATGCAGCAGTGAAGCAGCTTTTGGCTCTGAAGGCAGAATATAAGCAGGTGACGGGACAGGAATACAAACCTGGAGTTCCCCCTGCTGGTAGCTCTCCATCAACTCCAGCTCCAGCTCAGCCTGCCGCCACCACGGTTTCAGCGTCTGTCTCCTCTGACAGCTCTCCTAAGTCCATTTACGATCGAGTCACTCAACAAGGAGACCTTGTGAGGAAATTGAAAACAGACAAGGCACCCAAG GATCAGGTAGATGCTGCCGTGAAGCAGTTGCTGAGTCTTAAAGCTGAGTACAAGCAGCAAACTGGTCAGGAATACAAACCAGGCATGTCTCCTTCCTCTGGCCCCGCCCCTGCACAGTCTAGTCCCGCCCCACCTCAATCCAGCTCCTCCCCTCAGGCTCAAGCACTGTTTTCAGACATAGCCCAGCAGGGTGAGCAAGTGAGACGGCTCAAAGCAGAGAAAGCTCCTAAG gatCAAGTTGATAAAGCAGTGAAGACTCTGCTTGAGCTGAAGGGTCAGTATAAAGCCCTCACTGGGGAGGAGTACAAGCCTGTGACTACCCCAGGAGGCACAGGGAACACGGGGGGAGAAGACAAGAGCCGCAAGGAGAGGGAGAACAAATCTGAAAAGCAGGGAGGAGGACGTAAGCAGCAAAAGGGAGGAGAGAAACCTCAACAAGGTCAAGACTCTGGAGCAGCTGGAGCAGGAGATGGCCAAGGGCCAAAGAAACAGACACG GCTGGGACTGGAGGCAAAGAAAGAGGAAAACTTGGCTGATTGGTACTCACAG GTCATCACTAAAGCAGAGATGATCGAGTACTACGATGTCAGTGGTTGTTATGTGTTGAGGCCCTGGTCGTATGCTATCTGGGATGCCATCAAAGAATTCTTTGACCGGGAGATAAAGAAGCTGGGTGTTGAGAACTGCTACTTCCCCATGTTTGTCTCTCAGGCTGCCCTTGAGAAGGAGAAAACCCACATTGCAGATTTTGCACCAGAG GTTGCTTGGGTGACAAGATCAGGAAAGACAGAGCTGGCGGAGCCCATCGCTGTGCGTCCCACTAGtgagacag TGATGTATCCTGCCTATGCCAAGTGGGTCCAGTCACACAGAGACCTGCCAATCAAACTCAACCAGTGGTGCAATGTCGTG CGTTGGGAGTTTAAACACCCCCAGCCCTTCCTGAGGACCAGAGAGTTTCTGTGGCAGGAGGGACACACAGCATTTGCCACCAAAGAGGAAGCTGAAGTAGAG GTGTTGCAGATTCTGGACTTATATGCTCGGGTGTACGAGGAGCTGATGGCCATCCCTGTGGTCAAGGGCAGGAAAACAGAGAAGGAGAAGTTTGCAGGAGGAGACTACACAACCACTGTGGAGGCTTACATCTCAGCAAGTGGCAGAGCAATTCAG GGTGCCACATCCCATCACCTGGGCCAGAACTTCTCCAGGATGTTTGAGATCATTTTTGAGGACCCTAAGAAACCAGGCGAGAAGCAGCTGGCCTACCAGAACTCGTGGGGAATCACCACTCGGACCATCGGAGTCCTGACGATGGTTCATGGAGACAACATGGGTCTGGTGCTGCCACCCAGGGTAGCATGTCTACAG GTTGTCATCATTCCTTGTGGCATCACAGCCACTCTACCAGAAGCAGAGAAAGACCTTCTGTTGGCCCAGTGCTCCAAGTATCTTTCCAGACTACAGGAGGCCGATATCAGAGTCAAGGCCGACCTGCGTGATAACTACTCACCTGGCTGGAAGTTCAATCATTGGGAGCTGAAG GGTGTGCCCATAAGGTTGGAGGTTGGGCCAAAGGACTTAAAACAGGGCCAGTTTGTAGCAGTAAGAAGAGACACGGGACAGAAGGTTATCGTGCCAGAGGCTGATGCCGAGAAGAGAATCTCAACCCTTCTGGAAGAGATCCAGAACAATCTCTTTAAACG GGCCTCTGATGATTTGAACAAACACATGGTTGTGGCCGATACGATGGAACAATTCCAGAAAGATCTGGACCAGGGAAGG ATTGTGCAGATTCCCTTCTGTGGAGGCATTGAGTGTGAGGACTGGATTAAGAAGACAACAGCCAA GGATCAAGACCTGGAGCCTGGTGCACCTTCAATGGGAGCCAAGAGTCTGTGTATCCCCTTCAAGCCCTTGAAGACCCTGCAGGCCGGTCAGATGTGCGTCAGCGGCAAAGAGCCTGCGGAGTTCTACACGTTGTTCGGTCGCAGTTACTGA